In Halothermothrix orenii H 168, the sequence GCCAGGGTATATACCCTGGCCTATGACCTGAAGTGCAAGGGAGTTACTATCTACCGTGATGGGAGCCGTTCTGAACAGGTTCTGGCCACAGGTCGAAGTAAAACTTACGGTAATAACGGTTTTAAAAAACGTCCCCGTCCCAAAATAACCTATGGGACCACTGAAAAAACAAAAATAGGCTGTGGCAAACTCTATATTACCATTAATGCCGATGACAAAGGAATATGTGAGGTCTTCACCACTACCGGTAAAGGTGGAGGCTGTCATGCCCAGTCAGAAGCGATAAGCCGGCTGGCCTCCCTGGCTATTAGAAGCGGTATCTCTATCAAAGAAATAACAGACCAGTTAAAGGGAATAAGGTGTGAAGCAGCCCTTATCCGAAAAGGGGTTAATAATACTTCCTGTCCTGACGCTATCGGACGAGCTATTGAAAAATTTGTCAGGGCCACCGATAATGGCAGGCTATTTCAACAAAACCTGAGCCTGGCTACTGATGAAAATAATTCGGCTTCCAACAATAGTAGTAAACCCGGTAAATCATCAAAAAATAATAAAACCGGGGGAATATCTCTATCTAAAGAAGATGATGGAAGCAGCAAAACCACTACAGGTAGTACCTGCCCTGAATGTGGTTATAAACTGGAACATGAAGGTGGCTGTACCGTCTGCCGTAACTGTGGTTTTTCCAAATGTGGATAAAGCCCGGTCCTTCCGGGCAATCCCCCTTTAGGATTATGGGTATCTTTCTGGTAATCCCCTTTTATAGGGGGATTTATTTCTTTAAGCAAAATTAACTAAATATTGTTATTACTTTTACAATATCGTGTTTTTATGACATTATTCCCCATATTACCCAACGAATCACCCGGTTATAACTATTTTTGGGCTTTTTTCTGTGACCCAGGTCACATTAACCCCTAGCATTTTCAAGATATAATGGAAGCAGGTGACAAATTTATGGGAAGAGAACACAATCATTTAATATATATTGTCCTGGTTATACTATTTTTAACCCTGTTAATAACAGGTCCAGTCCTGGCCTCCTATACCATTAAAGAAGGCGATACTGTTGAAATTTCAGTATGGGGACATAATGACCTTAGGAAAGTTATAACTGTTCCTCCTGGAGGAATTATATATTTCCCCCTTATTAAGAAAATTAAAATAAGTGATAAAGAAGTAGATTTATTAGCAAACGAATTTGAAAATAAATTATCCAGATATATAAAAAATCCCATGGTAATTATTAATGTAATTAAAACCAAAAAATTGACAGCTACTATATCAGGAAGTGTTAATACCAGGGGAATTCTTAAATTTGATAAACCCCTCTCCCTCCAGGAGGTTTTTAGCAGGGCCGGAGGTTTTACACCAGAGGCTGATCTTTCCAGTATTATAATAAATACTACGGAAGGCAAGAGGGTCTTAAACCTTATTGAAAATCCCTATCTGGCAACTACCTTTAAAATAAAGGATCATTATTCTATTTATATCCCTTCCAAAACCAGACTGATTACCGTAATGGGACAGGTAAAAAAACCCGGGTCTTTTCCCTATAAACCGGATATAAGGTTATTCGATGCCCTGGCCAGAGCCGGTTTTATAACAGACCGGGCCGACCTGACCCAGATTGTAATTAACAGGGATTCACCCCATAAAAAGAAATTAAAAATTAAAATTGACAGAGCAGACTTATATAATTTAAATATTGATGATACCAGTAACCCGGTACTCAAGCCCGGTGATATAATATATATACCTGAAAAACCATACCCGGATTTTGAACACCTGCTATCCCTTATACCCTTCTTAAATTCCCTGAAGAATCTGTTGGGTGTGAACTAATATGGATAATATACCCCATAATTATGAGTATGAGATTGATCTCACTGAATACCTCGGAATTTTAAATAAAAGAAAATGGCTGATACTGGCTATAACTATCCTGGCAGGTGTTATGGGTTATATCCTTACCTCATACAAACCGGCGGTATTTCAGTCAGATGCCCTGTTAATGATAGATGAAACTCCTACTACTTTAAATCAAATTGAACTATCCCCTTTTAACAACAATAACAGGGATCTTATCACTTACAGTAAATTGTTAAAAACTAGGAAACTCCTTAAAAAAGTCAGTCAACACTTTGACGAAAATAAGGTTTCAGTTAAGTATTTAATTACTAACTTAAACATTGAGATTATACCTGATACCAGGTTAATTAAAATTTCCATAAAACATACAGACCCGGTAATAGCCCGGCAGATTATATCATATCTAATAGAAGAATTTATTATAAATAATAGGAATTTAAAAAAATCAGCAACGGTTAATGCCCGAAACTATGTAGCCCGGCAACTGGAGAAGGTCTCCAGGGATTTAAAAAATATTGAGGCAGAAGTCAGACATTATAAAGAAGAAAACAAAAGCCTTGTTCTCTCTAATTTTACCCAGAAAATTATGCAATCAATGCTGGACCTGGAAGAAAATCTGGCAGAAGTGGAAATCAATATAAAAACACATCGGGCTGCCCTGAACCACTTATATAACAAATTACAGTCGTCCCGGGAGCTTATATTATCATCTAAAACCCTTTCCAAAAACCCTGCTTATACAGAACTTAAAAATAGACTGACAGAACTGGAAATCGAGCTAGACTCTTTGACAACAGTCTATACGGACAAACACCCTGAGATTATTAAATTAAAAGCTGAGAAAAAATCAATCCTTAACGAAATTTCTAATACTCTTGGTGAAGTTATAACCTCAACCATCTATACGACAAACCCTGTTTATAATAATCTAAAACAGGAATTAGTCAAACTGGAAACAGAGTTAACCTCCCTGAAAGCGCAAAAAGAGTCTCTGAATATCCAGTTTCAAAAGATTAAAGCAAAAACAGAGCAGTTACCCAAAAAAGAACTGGAGTACTCAAGGTTACTCAGGAAACTGGAGGTTTCTGAAAAACTATATACCATGCTTTTGACCAGATACCAGGAATTAAAGATAACTGAGGCCATGAAGGTCTCTGATATTATTACAGTCGATCCCCCGGTCGTGCCCGAAAGCCCGGTCGGACCCAATATGAAATTAAACCTTGCCATTGCCATTATAATGGGTCTCTTTGTTGGTGTCTTTATAGCTTTTATTCTTGAATTTATAAATAATACTATTCAGCGGGTTGAAGAAATTGAGGAAATAACAGATGTACCAATAATAGGTTATATTCCTTATATAGACAAAAAAAATGATGGACGTGATCATAATAATTAAAGGATGATGCCCATGGTTAATTACTCCAGATATACAAATGATCCAGCCCTTGAGGCCTACCGACTCCTCAGGGCTAACCTGGAATTTGTTGCAAAAAAGAATGAAGCCCGGACCGTTTTGATTACCAGTACCGGCCCCGGTGCTGAAGGAAAATCCACTATATCTGTAAACCTGGCCTTTGCCTTTGCAGAAATTGGTAAAAGGGTCATGCTGGTTGATGCTGATTTAAGGAAACCACGGCTGCATAAGATTCTCAGCATAAATCCAGACCCGGGATTAAGTGACATCCTTAAAGGCCAGACGACCCCCACTGAAGTTACAAGAAAATACTTAAACCCACATGAAATCGAAATAGTTCCATGTGGCACCAGAGAGAAAAAAAGTGCTCCCATTATTGACCGTCTCTCTTTTACCAGGCTTTTAAAAGACCTTTCTAATAATAGAGACCTGGTTATTGTCGACTCTCCTCCCCTGGTAATTTCGGATAGTCTCAGTATGGCAGCTTCCGTTGACGGGGTCATCCTGGTAGTTTCAATCGGTGAAAGCAACAAACGGGGTTTCAGAGATGGATTAAAGATGCTGGAAAATGCAGAAGCTAATCTCCTGGGAATAGTAGCCAACAAAATACCACATAAGCAAAAAGAATATTACTACTCCTACTATTAATTCATTTCTGATATGTTATTAACCACATTTAACCAAAGAAAGGGCAGTCCCCGGGGAACTGCCCTTTCTTTTTTATTAATTTTATATTTTTTCTTTCTTATTCTATAATTACATTTCTTATTCTATAATTACAGTTGCCTTTTATACCAGTACCTCCCGTCATTGACACTTAAAACCGGAATTCTAACCCCATGCCCATATATTCTAATTCCGGAAGAGCAACCCCGGATTTTACCTTTTCTTTTGTATATGCCAGCTCTGCTTTAAGGTAATCTGTTAGTTCAAGGCCTACTTCTGTCATGTAACGATTTGTCATCAGTGTTTCATCAGCCCAGGTGTAATAGAGGTCTAAACCAAAGTTAAATAAGGCATATTTAAAATTAAACTCTGAACGCAGGGTCCGGTCCAGTAAGGCCTTATCCTCCCAGAACAGGTAGTCAACCCTCATGTCCCATGGTTTGCCTTCTTTTCTCAACCCAATAACGGTTCCACTCAGACCATCCATCTCTTCCAGCCCGGCTGTAATTCGATATACATCCTTAACAGGGAGCATAAGATTTAAGACGCGGTGATCTTCAACCACCAGGGGCGAAACAACTTTATACCCCATAAAATCAATTTCTTCAAGGATAAAGTCCCTGAAATACCTCTCCCCGGGCAAATAATCTCTTCCGATGATGAGATAATTCAGATTGTAATCTTTATTATAATAATCAGCTTCAAACTCCATAATCGGGGTTTTAAAGAGTGCCCTGGCAGAATTCAAAGAAGCCTGCGCGGTTTTATAATTACCATGGGCAGTCAGGACATTGAGATCCATAAATTTAGTTGTCAAGAGATAATTCAGGTCAACATAAGTCTGCTTTTCAGTAGAAGTATTAAAGGGCTGTTGATGAGCAAAGGTGAAATTAAATTTATTGTGTTTATTTAGGGTAAAATCCCCGTTACTTCCGATTTTAATATCTGTTCCCTGATCCAGAATATAATCAGCCTCGAGGAAGAAGTTTATTTGCTTCTGGCTACTTAAAACAGTATTGGCATTGAAGAAGAAAGTCTGGCTTATAGCCGGGTCAAGATTATTATTTATCAGGTCTTTAGTATAGTCCAACCTGGTAAAACCACTTATCCTAAACTGATTATAATTCCTTGTAATCTCCCGCTCTTTCTCCACTTCCTTTTCAATTAAGCCAACATCACTTTTAAGGCCAGTAACATCCTGTTTAACACCGGTAAGTTCTTTACCCATTTCTGTATCCAGGGTTTTAAGGTTTTTCTCAACTTTATTTACCTTAACCCCCATTTCAACGAGCTCATCATGTAAAAGCTGTACAATACTGTAAAGCTGGTCAACATTATCCCGGTCCAGGGTTATTTTCTCTTCCAGGGTATTATCCATCTCTTCCTGTTCTTCCAGCCTGTCCAGTATCTGCTCTACCATAACAGCCAGTTCTGCTCTGGTCAGGGAATCTTTCCTTGTTATCCGGTCGTCCAGCTGTTCTTTTGCCTTCTCATCAGGGGTTAATTCTTTTATTGTCTTGATAATCCAGTAATTTTCCTTCCAGTTTATAAAAACTTCTTGCCAGGTCGGTAGCTCTCCAGTGGGATAAAAGTTATCTGGTTTATCCTTAATTAAAACCAGGTGCTGTCCCGGGTAAATTGTATTAACGGTAAGGCTGTTAAACTGCTTTATCTCCTCTACTGTAGTCTTAAACTGGCGGGAAACAGACCAGAGGGTATCCCCTTTATTTATTTTAATTAAATATAGTGTTTTAAAATACGGTATTTTAAGTGTCTGACCCTGCTTTATCCTGGTGCTCTTTAGACCATTAAAATCTTTTATATGCTTTATAGGAACTCCATATTTGCCTGATAAAAACCACAGGGTCTCTCCTGATTTGACTTTATGTAACTGATAATCAACTATATCCTGTTTTTTAACCATTTCAGCTGCATGGCTGACGGAAGTAACACACAAAAACATTATTATAATTAATAACAACAACTCTGACCTATTCTTAAAGAAAAGCAAAAACTTCACTCCCTTCTATAAAATATATCTAAAAAAATACTATAAAAACATACAATAATACAACCTTACTTCTAATACTTCTACAACTTATTATATTTTTCCTTTTTTGAAAAACATTTTTTGTCAAATTACCTCATTCTATTTCATAATCACCCCTGTCCATATCTACCGTATCCTCATCCCTGGAATCATTGCCAGAACCCTCTCCGGGTTCATAGCCACTTATCAAACTTTTTAAGATAGGCCACATGAGCACAAATACCGCCACATCATCTAACTGGCCCGCCACTGGAAAAAAGTCTCCAACCACGTCAAAGGGCATTATCAGGTATAAAAACGGCACCAGGAATAATAACTTCTGCCCTGTCTTCACATCATTATCCCTTAAAAACTTTATTATCTTCCACAGGGTAAACAGACTTTTCCTCATTTTAAAATGCCTCCTGTTTTAAATACCTCCTGTAACCTTTATATATATTATACCTCAATCAACTATCGGAAGAAAATCATTCTTTAACTCCATTTTTTCCATGAGGAGTCCAAGCTGTTCTTCAGTTAGAAAATTATCAACCATAAAGTAAACGGTTTCTTCCTCTTTTTTCATGTGTGACATAATTTTTCTGGAAAAGTTATGGATATCTCCATCTCCTTTAAGCTTCTCCATCAGTTTCTTTATCTTCTCATGGTCTTCAGTTATAAAATTGATTGTCCTCTCTTCTATATCAACCAGGGTACTTAACATCTCAAGCATGGGCCCTTCTTCAAGAGCAAAATGTTCGTTAACCCTTTGCATAAGACTCCCGTATTCTGGTGTCAGCTCTCCTTTTTTAAAATCTTTACTCTCTGGTTCAAATTCTTTTATCATCTTTTCTATCTGGTTATGCTGCCATTTTAGAATTTCTACTGGTCCCATTATAATCACCCCTGTTTTAGTTTTTACCTCCTGGCTTTAAAATATATAAAGAAATATTTATTAAATTATATTTTGCTCTGTAACCTTTATTTAATCCCCTTTCAGGAAATATTAATTAAAGAGAATTTTTATGAAAAGAAACCCTCGCTCAGTTTTATAACCAGAAAATCAATTGCAAAAATAATTTAAGCAGGAAGTTTACTATAACCCTAACCTTTACTCAAGGAGGTAAATATCTTGCCAGACTTCACACCACAGACGGTATTTGTCCGGGAAAACGCCATGGATTATCCCCTGGGGAAAAAATTATATAATAAATTTAAAGAAAGTGGCATTGATACCAGAATAATAGCCTCCCGGGGCCCTTTTCCCTTAAACCCCAATGTGTCTTTCCAGAAGAAGTTTATCAGGGCCAAAAGGACGGTAGTCGTGTCAGTCCGTTCCCTGGGGCAATTTCAATCCTGTAAACCCTCTGCCCATTATCAATTACCCCTGGTCACGGGTTGTCCTGCCCATTGCCATTATTGTTATCTCTCTACCAATCTCGGGAAAAACCCCTATATCAAAATATATGTAAATATTGAAGAAATCCTGAAAAAGGCCGAAAAATATATGGAAGAACGAAAACCGGATATTACTATTTTTGAGGGTTCAGCCACTTCAGACCCGGTTCCTGTTGAAGAATGGAGCGGTTCCCTGAAAAGAACTATAAATTATTTTGCCGGGACAAAGCTGGGCCGGTTCAGATTTGTAACCAAATTCAGTAACATAGATTCTCTGCTCCACATAAAGCATAATAATCATACTGAATTCCGTTTTAGTATAAATAGCAGCTACCCCATAAAAAAATTTGAACCAACCACACCCTCTCCCCGGGAAAGGATTGAGGCTGCTACCAGGGTTTTTAAGGCCGGTTATCCGATGGGTTTTCTAATAGCCCCTATTTTTATATACGAAGGATGGCAGGAAGAATACGGTATTCTTTTTAAAGAATTAAAAGATAAACTTAAAACCAGTGGTAAAGGAATATTTTTTGAGCTCATTACCCACCGCTTTACCAAACGGGCCAAAGAGATTATAGAAGAAATATACCCCAATACCAGACTCCCCATGAATGAAGAAACCCGCCAGTTTAAATATGGACAATTCGGGTATGGAAAGTATGTTTATCCCCCGGAGACAATGAAAAAAATTGAGTCATTTATGAGGGAGACAATTAATAAATACTTCCCTGAGGCAGAAATAAAATATTTTGTTTAAATAAGGGTTATTCATATCAAGGGCTTTCGGAATTGATATTTATAATATATCAGAACTTATTAAAAAATTTACTCAAAAATAAAAAACCGGGCGGAACCATAACAGTTTACCACCCGGTCACTATCCATTCAATATTCGGTCACTACCCAGTTCAATATAATGTAATTAAGATTAAAACCTGGTGTTAATTAATGCCCAAATCCAGTACAGGACCAGATTCTCTAAATCTTCCTAAAGTTATATTAAATGTAAAGAAAATACCTTAAAGACACAATCTCTGGCCTAAAGCCAGTGATAGCAGCGTTATAGTTAAATTTAATGTAAAGGACATACCCTTAAAACACCGGCACAACTGCTCCTTTATACTTCTCCAGGATAAAATCTTTTACCTTCTGGCTCGTTAATACTTCACCCAGCTTTATAATCAGGGGGTTATCTTTATCTTCTGTTCTAACAGCCAGAACATTGGAATATGGGGATTCACTACCCTCAATAATAAGGGCATCCTTTAAAGGATTCAGTCCAGCTTCCAGGGCATAGTTAGTATTGATAAAGGCTGCCATAACATCAGGTAATATCCGGGGTAAAGTCGCTGCTTCCAGCTCTACAAATTTAAGGTTATAGGGATTCTCAACAATATCAAAAGGGGTAGCCTTTAATTTATCTTCTGCATCTAATTTAATAAACCCTTTACTCTCGAGCAACAACAGGGCCCGCCCCTCGTTGGAGGGATCATTGGGCAGGGCTATTCTGGCACCCGCGGGCAGGTCATCAATGGAATCTATTTTTTCTGAATACAGCCCAAAGGGCTCAACATGTATTTTAAGGGTATAGGTTATATCAAGGTTATGGTCCTTTTTGAACTGATTTAAATAAGGTACGTGCTGAAAATAGTTGGCATCAATGCTTCCCTCGGCAAGGGCCAGGTTGGGGGTAACATAGTCAGTAAACTCCACTATCTCAAGTTTAATGCCTTCCTTTTCCAGAATAGGTTTCACAAATTCGAGTATCTCAGCATGGGGAACTGGTGTCGCTCCTACCTTTAATACCTTATCCCCGGCCAGGGCTATACTACCTACTCCCAGAACAAAAATCAACACCAGAAAAAAGATTATATTTCTTCTCACTTCTCATCTCTCCTTTTCTTTTTTATAATTTTCACGGTAAAAAAAGCTGAGCCTTCATATTAACGATGGTCAAAACGGCTTGCCAGGTAATTACCAAGCCACTGAACAAGCTGGACCAGGATTACTAAAACGATCACAGTTTCTATCATGATACCTACTTTAAACCTTTGAAATCCATAACGGACAGCAATATCCCCGAGACCACCTCCTCCAACAGCACCGGCCATGGCTGAATAGCCTATCAAATTAATTCCGGTCAGGGTTATTCCCAGAATCATGGCCGGGAGTGACTCGGGCAGTAAAACCTTAAAGATAATCTGCCATGGAGCAGCACCCATTGATTGAGCGGCTTCAATTACTCCCGGACTAATTTCCATCAGGGCATTATTAATAACCCGCCCCAGAAATGGAATAGCAGCCAGCGACAGAGGGACTATAGCTGCTGTAGTCCCTATTGAAGTCCCCACCAGCCACCTGGTCAGGGGAATAATAGCTACCATCAGAATTATAAACGGTACTGACCGTCCAATATTGATAATACTATTCAATACTTTGTTAAGGACTTTACATTCCATAATGTGTCCTTTAGCCGTTATGGTAGTCATCACCCCGAGGGGGATACCGAATAATGTTGCCAGTCCCAGTGACAACCCAACCATATATAAAGTTTCTTTAAGCCCGTTTATGATTAAATCATTGTACCTGGCCAACAGCCCTATCAGGTCTGTCATCTGTTAACACCTCCACTTTTAGCCCCTGTTGGCGCAAGAATTTTATAGCCCTGTCAATCTGGGTTATGTCTCCTTCCAGTTTTAACACCAGAGTTCCGAAGGGTACCCCCTTTATATCATCGACATTACCATAAAGGATATTGGCATCAATTTTATATTTTCTAACCAGAGAGGATATCAACGGTTTATGGGTCTTTTCCCCGACAAATGATAGTCTGATAATTTTCCCTTCCTTTTTATCGATTACATCCAGGTGTTCCAGGACGCGGGGGGAGAGATCAAAATTAATAACTGATTTGATAAAGCGCCTCGTTAAAGGGGCCTGAGGGCTGGCAAAAACATCTATTACCTTCCCCTCCTCTATTATTTTTCCGCCTTCAATTACAGCCACCCGGTCACAAATCTGTTTTATAACCTCCATTTCATGGGTTATAAGGATAATGGTTAAATTCATTTCCTCCCTTATTCTTGATAATAAATTCAAAATAGATTCTGTACTCTCCGGGTCCAGAGAAGAAGTAGCTTCATCTGATAATAATA encodes:
- a CDS encoding LysM peptidoglycan-binding domain-containing protein encodes the protein MCVTSVSHAAEMVKKQDIVDYQLHKVKSGETLWFLSGKYGVPIKHIKDFNGLKSTRIKQGQTLKIPYFKTLYLIKINKGDTLWSVSRQFKTTVEEIKQFNSLTVNTIYPGQHLVLIKDKPDNFYPTGELPTWQEVFINWKENYWIIKTIKELTPDEKAKEQLDDRITRKDSLTRAELAVMVEQILDRLEEQEEMDNTLEEKITLDRDNVDQLYSIVQLLHDELVEMGVKVNKVEKNLKTLDTEMGKELTGVKQDVTGLKSDVGLIEKEVEKEREITRNYNQFRISGFTRLDYTKDLINNNLDPAISQTFFFNANTVLSSQKQINFFLEADYILDQGTDIKIGSNGDFTLNKHNKFNFTFAHQQPFNTSTEKQTYVDLNYLLTTKFMDLNVLTAHGNYKTAQASLNSARALFKTPIMEFEADYYNKDYNLNYLIIGRDYLPGERYFRDFILEEIDFMGYKVVSPLVVEDHRVLNLMLPVKDVYRITAGLEEMDGLSGTVIGLRKEGKPWDMRVDYLFWEDKALLDRTLRSEFNFKYALFNFGLDLYYTWADETLMTNRYMTEVGLELTDYLKAELAYTKEKVKSGVALPELEYMGMGLEFRF
- a CDS encoding methionine ABC transporter permease, with protein sequence MTDLIGLLARYNDLIINGLKETLYMVGLSLGLATLFGIPLGVMTTITAKGHIMECKVLNKVLNSIINIGRSVPFIILMVAIIPLTRWLVGTSIGTTAAIVPLSLAAIPFLGRVINNALMEISPGVIEAAQSMGAAPWQIIFKVLLPESLPAMILGITLTGINLIGYSAMAGAVGGGGLGDIAVRYGFQRFKVGIMIETVIVLVILVQLVQWLGNYLASRFDHR
- a CDS encoding hemerythrin domain-containing protein yields the protein MGPVEILKWQHNQIEKMIKEFEPESKDFKKGELTPEYGSLMQRVNEHFALEEGPMLEMLSTLVDIEERTINFITEDHEKIKKLMEKLKGDGDIHNFSRKIMSHMKKEEETVYFMVDNFLTEEQLGLLMEKMELKNDFLPIVD
- a CDS encoding polysaccharide biosynthesis/export family protein; translated protein: MGREHNHLIYIVLVILFLTLLITGPVLASYTIKEGDTVEISVWGHNDLRKVITVPPGGIIYFPLIKKIKISDKEVDLLANEFENKLSRYIKNPMVIINVIKTKKLTATISGSVNTRGILKFDKPLSLQEVFSRAGGFTPEADLSSIIINTTEGKRVLNLIENPYLATTFKIKDHYSIYIPSKTRLITVMGQVKKPGSFPYKPDIRLFDALARAGFITDRADLTQIVINRDSPHKKKLKIKIDRADLYNLNIDDTSNPVLKPGDIIYIPEKPYPDFEHLLSLIPFLNSLKNLLGVN
- a CDS encoding GumC family protein, which gives rise to MDNIPHNYEYEIDLTEYLGILNKRKWLILAITILAGVMGYILTSYKPAVFQSDALLMIDETPTTLNQIELSPFNNNNRDLITYSKLLKTRKLLKKVSQHFDENKVSVKYLITNLNIEIIPDTRLIKISIKHTDPVIARQIISYLIEEFIINNRNLKKSATVNARNYVARQLEKVSRDLKNIEAEVRHYKEENKSLVLSNFTQKIMQSMLDLEENLAEVEINIKTHRAALNHLYNKLQSSRELILSSKTLSKNPAYTELKNRLTELEIELDSLTTVYTDKHPEIIKLKAEKKSILNEISNTLGEVITSTIYTTNPVYNNLKQELVKLETELTSLKAQKESLNIQFQKIKAKTEQLPKKELEYSRLLRKLEVSEKLYTMLLTRYQELKITEAMKVSDIITVDPPVVPESPVGPNMKLNLAIAIIMGLFVGVFIAFILEFINNTIQRVEEIEEITDVPIIGYIPYIDKKNDGRDHNN
- a CDS encoding MetQ/NlpA family ABC transporter substrate-binding protein — its product is MRRNIIFFLVLIFVLGVGSIALAGDKVLKVGATPVPHAEILEFVKPILEKEGIKLEIVEFTDYVTPNLALAEGSIDANYFQHVPYLNQFKKDHNLDITYTLKIHVEPFGLYSEKIDSIDDLPAGARIALPNDPSNEGRALLLLESKGFIKLDAEDKLKATPFDIVENPYNLKFVELEAATLPRILPDVMAAFINTNYALEAGLNPLKDALIIEGSESPYSNVLAVRTEDKDNPLIIKLGEVLTSQKVKDFILEKYKGAVVPVF
- the splB gene encoding spore photoproduct lyase, yielding MPDFTPQTVFVRENAMDYPLGKKLYNKFKESGIDTRIIASRGPFPLNPNVSFQKKFIRAKRTVVVSVRSLGQFQSCKPSAHYQLPLVTGCPAHCHYCYLSTNLGKNPYIKIYVNIEEILKKAEKYMEERKPDITIFEGSATSDPVPVEEWSGSLKRTINYFAGTKLGRFRFVTKFSNIDSLLHIKHNNHTEFRFSINSSYPIKKFEPTTPSPRERIEAATRVFKAGYPMGFLIAPIFIYEGWQEEYGILFKELKDKLKTSGKGIFFELITHRFTKRAKEIIEEIYPNTRLPMNEETRQFKYGQFGYGKYVYPPETMKKIESFMRETINKYFPEAEIKYFV
- a CDS encoding CpsD/CapB family tyrosine-protein kinase; translated protein: MVNYSRYTNDPALEAYRLLRANLEFVAKKNEARTVLITSTGPGAEGKSTISVNLAFAFAEIGKRVMLVDADLRKPRLHKILSINPDPGLSDILKGQTTPTEVTRKYLNPHEIEIVPCGTREKKSAPIIDRLSFTRLLKDLSNNRDLVIVDSPPLVISDSLSMAASVDGVILVVSIGESNKRGFRDGLKMLENAEANLLGIVANKIPHKQKEYYYSYY
- a CDS encoding methionine ABC transporter ATP-binding protein, which produces MVVIKNLVKEYNTGHGKVTALKGINLRVREGEIFGIIGPSGAGKSTLIRTINLLEKPTSGEIYINGVRLTSLKGKTLRKKRQKIGMIFQHFNLLNSRTVRGNISFPLEIAGVPAVEREERVERLMELVGLGDRADHYPSQLSGGQKQRVGIARALANNPDLLLSDEATSSLDPESTESILNLLSRIREEMNLTIILITHEMEVIKQICDRVAVIEGGKIIEEGKVIDVFASPQAPLTRRFIKSVINFDLSPRVLEHLDVIDKKEGKIIRLSFVGEKTHKPLISSLVRKYKIDANILYGNVDDIKGVPFGTLVLKLEGDITQIDRAIKFLRQQGLKVEVLTDDRPDRAVGQVQ
- a CDS encoding YkvA family protein translates to MRKSLFTLWKIIKFLRDNDVKTGQKLLFLVPFLYLIMPFDVVGDFFPVAGQLDDVAVFVLMWPILKSLISGYEPGEGSGNDSRDEDTVDMDRGDYEIE